The following proteins are encoded in a genomic region of Emys orbicularis isolate rEmyOrb1 chromosome 19, rEmyOrb1.hap1, whole genome shotgun sequence:
- the TMEM106C gene encoding transmembrane protein 106C: MGCLFSLGGNVSSRQRRENDEDLLDSRDREEDIAKFPYVEFTGRDSITCPTCQGTGCIPTEQVNELVALIPYSDQRLRPQRTKFYVLLSVLLCLLISGLVIFFLFPHSVLVDDEGIKGVQVWFDQKNSIVILAITTTLRIRNSNFYSVAVASLASQVQYMNTVVGSQQITNVSRIQPLSDKLVNFTVKSEMGGPFSYVYFFCTLPKVKVHNIAIFMRTSVKISYIGHVTQSSLETYHYVDCGANSTAVQDPRPVSTPPTLDSVTKERRIL, translated from the exons ATGGGGTGTCTGTTCTCTCTCGGGGGTAATGTGTCTTCCAGGCAGAGAAGAGAGAATGATGAGGACTTACTAGACAGCAGAGATCGTGAGGAAGACATTGCCAAGTTTCCGTATGTTGAGTTCACAGGTCGGGACAGCATCACCTGCCCAACTTGCCAAGGCACTGGCTGTATTCCCACAG AGCAGGTAAATGAGTTGGTGGCACTAATACCATACAGTGACCAGAGGCTCCGTCCCCAGAGAAC GAAGTTCTACGTGCTGCTGTCTGTGCTGCTCTGCCTTCTGATATCAGGGCTGGTGATTTTCTTCCTGTTTCCACACTCGGTCCTTGTGGATGATGAGGGCATCAAAGGGGTTCAAGTTTGGTTCGACCAGAAAAACTCCATTGTCATTCTTGCCATCACG ACCACCCTGAGGATCAGAAACTCAAATTTCTATTCGGTTGCAGTAGCCAGCCTCGCCAGCCAGGTGCAGTACATGAACACTGTGGTTGGAAGCCAACAGATTACTAATGTGTCCCGCATCCAGCCGCTGAGCGACAAACTG GTGAATTTCACTGTGAAATCAGAGATGGGTGGACCTTTCTCCTATGTGTA TTTCTTTTGCACGTTACCCAAGGTCAAGGTGCATAACATAGCGATCTTCATGAG AACATCAGTGAAAATCTCATACATCGGCCATGTGACTCAGAGCTCCTTGGAAACATATCACTATGTAGATTGTGGCGCTAATTCCACAGCGGTCCAGGACCCTCGGCCTGTGTCCACCCCACCTACTCTAGATAGTGTAACCAAAGAGAGGAGGATACTCTGA